One region of Skermanella mucosa genomic DNA includes:
- a CDS encoding M3 family oligoendopeptidase, with translation MSQIATAEPLDNPEPGMPDLGELPTWDLGDLYPGQDSDALKTDLDRMEKASKDFHKSYNGKLADLGGAQLGTAVAAYEEIDETLSRIMSYAHLVYAGDMNDPNVGKFFQGIQERVNGISTYLLFFTLELNRLDDAVLAAKMKSPELAKYAPWLRDIRVFRPHQLSDELERLLHEKYVVGRAAWNRLFDETIAGLRFTIGGREMTCTEALNRLTDRSSERRREAAVEIGRVLEANSRTFALITNTLAKDKEIDDKWRNYPRPTSSRNKSNHVEDEVVDALVTAVKGAYPDLSHRYYALKAKWFGGDTLDYWDRNAPLPDDVDRLIPWNEARGIVLDAYGRFSPELAAVGRRFFDNAWIDAPVRPGKAPGAFAHPTVPSVHPYLLVNYQGKTRDVMTLAHELGHGVHQVLAGRQGHLMADTPLTLAETASVFGEMLTFRSLLDAETDPAAKKIMLASKVEDMLNTVVRQIAFFDFEQRLHTERREGELTAERIGEIWMDVQAESLGPALRFDQGYRTYWAYIPHFIHSPFYVYAYAFGDCLVNSLYAVYQDAADGFAERYLKMLSAGGTLRHQELLAPFGLNASDPAFWDKGLGVIRGFIDELERQDR, from the coding sequence ATGAGCCAGATAGCGACCGCGGAGCCGCTCGACAATCCCGAACCGGGAATGCCCGACCTCGGCGAGCTGCCGACCTGGGATCTGGGCGACCTCTACCCGGGTCAGGACTCCGACGCGCTCAAGACCGACCTGGACCGGATGGAAAAGGCGTCGAAGGACTTCCACAAGAGCTACAACGGCAAGCTGGCGGACCTCGGCGGTGCCCAGCTCGGGACGGCGGTGGCCGCCTACGAGGAGATCGACGAGACCCTGTCGCGCATCATGAGCTATGCGCACCTTGTCTATGCCGGCGACATGAACGACCCGAACGTGGGCAAGTTCTTCCAGGGCATCCAGGAACGGGTCAACGGCATCTCGACCTATCTGCTGTTCTTCACCCTGGAGCTCAACCGTCTCGACGACGCGGTGCTGGCCGCCAAGATGAAGTCGCCGGAACTGGCGAAGTACGCGCCCTGGCTGCGCGACATCCGCGTGTTCCGCCCGCACCAGCTTTCTGACGAGCTGGAACGGCTGCTCCACGAGAAATACGTGGTCGGACGCGCCGCCTGGAACCGCCTGTTCGACGAGACGATCGCCGGCCTCCGCTTCACCATCGGCGGCCGGGAGATGACTTGCACCGAGGCGCTGAACCGCCTGACCGACCGCTCGTCCGAACGCCGGCGCGAGGCGGCGGTGGAGATCGGCCGGGTGCTCGAAGCCAACAGCCGCACCTTCGCGCTGATCACCAACACGCTGGCCAAGGACAAGGAGATCGACGACAAGTGGCGCAACTATCCGCGCCCGACATCGTCCCGCAACAAGTCCAACCACGTCGAGGACGAGGTGGTGGACGCGCTGGTCACCGCCGTCAAGGGCGCCTACCCGGACCTGTCGCACCGTTACTACGCGCTCAAGGCCAAGTGGTTCGGCGGCGACACGCTGGACTACTGGGACCGCAACGCGCCGCTGCCGGACGACGTGGACCGGCTGATCCCGTGGAACGAGGCCCGCGGCATCGTTCTGGACGCCTATGGCCGCTTCTCGCCGGAGCTGGCCGCCGTCGGCCGCCGCTTCTTCGACAATGCCTGGATCGACGCGCCGGTCCGGCCGGGCAAGGCGCCCGGCGCCTTCGCCCACCCGACGGTGCCGAGCGTCCACCCGTACCTGCTGGTCAACTACCAGGGCAAGACCCGCGACGTGATGACCCTGGCCCACGAACTGGGCCACGGCGTCCACCAAGTGCTGGCCGGCCGCCAGGGCCACCTGATGGCGGACACGCCGCTGACCCTGGCGGAGACCGCGTCTGTGTTCGGCGAGATGCTGACCTTCCGCTCGCTGCTCGACGCCGAGACCGACCCGGCCGCCAAGAAGATCATGCTGGCCTCCAAGGTGGAGGACATGCTGAACACGGTGGTCCGCCAGATCGCCTTCTTCGACTTCGAGCAGCGGCTCCACACCGAGCGGCGCGAGGGCGAGCTGACGGCGGAGCGGATCGGCGAGATCTGGATGGACGTGCAGGCGGAGAGCCTCGGCCCGGCGCTTCGCTTCGACCAGGGATACCGGACCTACTGGGCCTATATCCCGCACTTCATCCACTCGCCCTTCTATGTCTACGCCTATGCCTTCGGCGACTGCCTGGTCAACTCGCTCTACGCGGTCTACCAGGACGCGGCGGACGGCTTCGCCGAGCGGTACCTTAAGATGCTGTCGGCCGGCGGCACGCTGCGCCACCAGGAACTGCTGGCCCCGTTCGGCCTCAACGCCTCCGACCCGGCCTTCTGGGACAAGGGCCTGGGCGTGATCCGCGGCTTCATCGACGAGCTGGAGCGGCAGGACCGCTGA